The Rattus rattus isolate New Zealand chromosome 1, Rrattus_CSIRO_v1, whole genome shotgun sequence genome includes a region encoding these proteins:
- the Znf7 gene encoding zinc finger protein 7 isoform X3 — METVTFGDVAVHFSREEWQCLDSGQRALYREVMLENHSSVAGLGFLVFKPELISRLEQGQEPWALDLQGAEGTEAPRICQTDSTTRTDCRQTCEYTNLLKRQIPDFGDNLDSTVWSENCPRSLGLRVSGSLFQKHHLKNETMMPKNFTKDAVEECKELQATDLGYQPDDLRDRVKGTSENCEVCGRVVRPVLNLDPYEMNGQERPYRCQECQETSSDCKQERHTGDCHGKKPYGCEECGKVFRLCSQLNQHQRIHTGEKPFICVDCGKGFRLSSKLIQHQRIHTGEKPYRCEECGKTFGQSSSLIHHQRIHTGERPYSCQECGKSFSQQSQLVRHQRTHTGERPYPCQECGKAFSQSSTLAQHQRMHTGEKSQMPRASGSPNLLARQRNNIVEKPFKCEECGKAFRWISRLNQHQLIHTGEKPYKCNKCTKAFGCSSRLIRHQRTHTGEKPFKCEECGKGFVQGSHLIQHQRIHTGEKPYVCDDCGKAFSQSSSLIYHQRIHKGEKPYECIQCGKAFSMSTQLTSHQRIHTGERPYKCSECGKAFSQNSTLFQHQIIHAGVKPYECSECGKAFSRSSYLIEHQRIHTRAQWYYEFGNTTESSTFLNHKKVNPVKKLHQCDDCDKIFRWRSHLVIHQRIHTGEKPYRCNACGKAFNRSSRLTQHQKIHMR; from the exons ATG GAGACGGTGACATTTGGCGACGTGGCTGTGCACTTCTCTCGGGAAGAGTGGCAATGTCTGGATTCCGGTCAGAGGGCCCTCTACAGGGAGGTGATGCTGGAGAACCACAGCAGTGTGGCTGGGCTAG GATTCCTGGTCTTTAAGCCTGAACTGATCTCCCGGCTGGAGCAAGGACAAGAACCGTGGGCCCTGGATCTACAGggagcagaggggacagaggcacCAAGGATTTGCCAGACAG ACTCCACTACTAGAACTGATTGCAGGCAGACCTGTGAGTACACGAATCTTCTCAAAAGGCAGATTCCTGACTTTGGAGACAATTTGGATTCTACGGTCTGGTCAGAGAATTGCCCAAGAAGCCTTGGGCTAAGAGTGAGTGGCTCCCTTTTCCAGAAGCACCATTTGAAAAACGAGACCATGATGCCCAAGAACTTCACAAAGGATGCTGTCGAAGAATGTAAGGAGCTGCAGGCCACTGATTTGGGTTATCAACCAGATGACCTTAGAGACCGTGTGAAGGGGACATCAGAAAACTGTGAAGTGTGTGGCAGAGTCGTTAGGCCAGTTTTGAACCTGGATCCCTATGAAATGAATGGACAGGAAAGACCATACAGATGTCAGGAGTGCCAGGAAACATCATCTGACTGCAAACAGGAGAGACACACAGGTGACTGCCATGGGAAGAAGCCATATGGGTGTGAGGAGTGTGGGAAAGTCTTCAGGCTGTGTTCACAACTCAATCAGCATCAGAGAATCCACACCGGAGAGAAACCATTTATATGCGTTGATTGTGGGAAAGGTTTCCGCCTGAGCTCAAAACTTATTCAGCATCagagaattcacactggagagaagccttacaGATGTGAGGAGTGTGGGAAAACCTTTGGTCAGAGCTCAAGCCTCATCCATCATCAGAGAATCCACACGGGAGAAAGGCCATACAGTTGTCAAGAGTGTGGGAAATCCTTCAGCCAGCAGTCACAGCTGGTCAGACATCAGAGGACTCACACTGGAGAGAGGCCCTACCCCTGCCAGGAGTGTGGCAAGGCTTTCAGCCAAAGCTCAACGCTAGCCCAACATCAGAGGATGCATACTGGGGAGAAATCACAAATGCCCAGAGCTTCCGGGAGCCCAAACCTTCTTGCCCGTCAGAGAAACAACATTGTAGAGAAGCCATTTAAGTGTGAGGAGTGTGGGAAAGCTTTCAGGTGGATCTCTCGTCTGAATCAACACCAGCTGatccatactggagagaaaccttataagTGCAACAAGTGCACAAAAGCCTTTGGTTGTAGCTCGCGACTGATTCGCCATCAGAGAACTCACACTGGAGAAAAGCCGTTTAAGTGTGAGGAGTGTGGGAAGGGCTTCGTCCAGGGCTCACACCTTATTCAGCATCAGCGAAtccacacaggagagaagccttatGTGTGTGATGACTGTGGGAAGGCTTTTAGCCAGAGCTCCAGCCTCATTTACCACCAGAGGATCCACAAGGGAGAGAAGCCATATGAGTGCATCCAGTGTGGAAAAGCCTTCAGTATGAGCACGCAACTCACCAGCCATCAGAGGATTCACACCGGGGAGAGGCCCTATAAGTGTAGCGAGTGTGGAAAGGCCTTCAGTCAAAACTCAACCCTTTTCCAGCACCAGATAATCCATGCTGGAGTAAAGCCCTATGAATGTAGtgagtgtgggaaggccttcagcCGGAGCTCCTACCTTATTGAACACCAGAGAATACACACTAGAGCCCAGTGGTACTATGAATTTGGGAACACCACAGAGAGTTCCACCTTTTTGAACCATAAAAAAGTGAACCCTGTAAAAAAGCTGCATCAGTGTGATGACTGTGACAAGATATTCAGGTGGCGCTCACACCTGGTTATTCACCAGAGGAtccacacaggagagaagccttacaGATGCAATGCCTGTGGCAAAGCTTTTAACCGGAGCTCGAGGCTCACTCAGCACCAAAAAATTCACATGAGATAA
- the Znf7 gene encoding zinc finger protein 7 isoform X1 translates to METVTFGDVAVHFSREEWQCLDSGQRALYREVMLENHSSVAGLAGFLVFKPELISRLEQGQEPWALDLQGAEGTEAPRICQTDSTTRTDCRQTCEYTNLLKRQIPDFGDNLDSTVWSENCPRSLGLRVSGSLFQKHHLKNETMMPKNFTKDAVEECKELQATDLGYQPDDLRDRVKGTSENCEVCGRVVRPVLNLDPYEMNGQERPYRCQECQETSSDCKQERHTGDCHGKKPYGCEECGKVFRLCSQLNQHQRIHTGEKPFICVDCGKGFRLSSKLIQHQRIHTGEKPYRCEECGKTFGQSSSLIHHQRIHTGERPYSCQECGKSFSQQSQLVRHQRTHTGERPYPCQECGKAFSQSSTLAQHQRMHTGEKSQMPRASGSPNLLARQRNNIVEKPFKCEECGKAFRWISRLNQHQLIHTGEKPYKCNKCTKAFGCSSRLIRHQRTHTGEKPFKCEECGKGFVQGSHLIQHQRIHTGEKPYVCDDCGKAFSQSSSLIYHQRIHKGEKPYECIQCGKAFSMSTQLTSHQRIHTGERPYKCSECGKAFSQNSTLFQHQIIHAGVKPYECSECGKAFSRSSYLIEHQRIHTRAQWYYEFGNTTESSTFLNHKKVNPVKKLHQCDDCDKIFRWRSHLVIHQRIHTGEKPYRCNACGKAFNRSSRLTQHQKIHMR, encoded by the exons ATG GAGACGGTGACATTTGGCGACGTGGCTGTGCACTTCTCTCGGGAAGAGTGGCAATGTCTGGATTCCGGTCAGAGGGCCCTCTACAGGGAGGTGATGCTGGAGAACCACAGCAGTGTGGCTGGGCTAG CAGGATTCCTGGTCTTTAAGCCTGAACTGATCTCCCGGCTGGAGCAAGGACAAGAACCGTGGGCCCTGGATCTACAGggagcagaggggacagaggcacCAAGGATTTGCCAGACAG ACTCCACTACTAGAACTGATTGCAGGCAGACCTGTGAGTACACGAATCTTCTCAAAAGGCAGATTCCTGACTTTGGAGACAATTTGGATTCTACGGTCTGGTCAGAGAATTGCCCAAGAAGCCTTGGGCTAAGAGTGAGTGGCTCCCTTTTCCAGAAGCACCATTTGAAAAACGAGACCATGATGCCCAAGAACTTCACAAAGGATGCTGTCGAAGAATGTAAGGAGCTGCAGGCCACTGATTTGGGTTATCAACCAGATGACCTTAGAGACCGTGTGAAGGGGACATCAGAAAACTGTGAAGTGTGTGGCAGAGTCGTTAGGCCAGTTTTGAACCTGGATCCCTATGAAATGAATGGACAGGAAAGACCATACAGATGTCAGGAGTGCCAGGAAACATCATCTGACTGCAAACAGGAGAGACACACAGGTGACTGCCATGGGAAGAAGCCATATGGGTGTGAGGAGTGTGGGAAAGTCTTCAGGCTGTGTTCACAACTCAATCAGCATCAGAGAATCCACACCGGAGAGAAACCATTTATATGCGTTGATTGTGGGAAAGGTTTCCGCCTGAGCTCAAAACTTATTCAGCATCagagaattcacactggagagaagccttacaGATGTGAGGAGTGTGGGAAAACCTTTGGTCAGAGCTCAAGCCTCATCCATCATCAGAGAATCCACACGGGAGAAAGGCCATACAGTTGTCAAGAGTGTGGGAAATCCTTCAGCCAGCAGTCACAGCTGGTCAGACATCAGAGGACTCACACTGGAGAGAGGCCCTACCCCTGCCAGGAGTGTGGCAAGGCTTTCAGCCAAAGCTCAACGCTAGCCCAACATCAGAGGATGCATACTGGGGAGAAATCACAAATGCCCAGAGCTTCCGGGAGCCCAAACCTTCTTGCCCGTCAGAGAAACAACATTGTAGAGAAGCCATTTAAGTGTGAGGAGTGTGGGAAAGCTTTCAGGTGGATCTCTCGTCTGAATCAACACCAGCTGatccatactggagagaaaccttataagTGCAACAAGTGCACAAAAGCCTTTGGTTGTAGCTCGCGACTGATTCGCCATCAGAGAACTCACACTGGAGAAAAGCCGTTTAAGTGTGAGGAGTGTGGGAAGGGCTTCGTCCAGGGCTCACACCTTATTCAGCATCAGCGAAtccacacaggagagaagccttatGTGTGTGATGACTGTGGGAAGGCTTTTAGCCAGAGCTCCAGCCTCATTTACCACCAGAGGATCCACAAGGGAGAGAAGCCATATGAGTGCATCCAGTGTGGAAAAGCCTTCAGTATGAGCACGCAACTCACCAGCCATCAGAGGATTCACACCGGGGAGAGGCCCTATAAGTGTAGCGAGTGTGGAAAGGCCTTCAGTCAAAACTCAACCCTTTTCCAGCACCAGATAATCCATGCTGGAGTAAAGCCCTATGAATGTAGtgagtgtgggaaggccttcagcCGGAGCTCCTACCTTATTGAACACCAGAGAATACACACTAGAGCCCAGTGGTACTATGAATTTGGGAACACCACAGAGAGTTCCACCTTTTTGAACCATAAAAAAGTGAACCCTGTAAAAAAGCTGCATCAGTGTGATGACTGTGACAAGATATTCAGGTGGCGCTCACACCTGGTTATTCACCAGAGGAtccacacaggagagaagccttacaGATGCAATGCCTGTGGCAAAGCTTTTAACCGGAGCTCGAGGCTCACTCAGCACCAAAAAATTCACATGAGATAA
- the Znf7 gene encoding zinc finger protein 7 isoform X2, translating to MTVTFGDVAVHFSREEWQCLDSGQRALYREVMLENHSSVAGLAGFLVFKPELISRLEQGQEPWALDLQGAEGTEAPRICQTDSTTRTDCRQTCEYTNLLKRQIPDFGDNLDSTVWSENCPRSLGLRVSGSLFQKHHLKNETMMPKNFTKDAVEECKELQATDLGYQPDDLRDRVKGTSENCEVCGRVVRPVLNLDPYEMNGQERPYRCQECQETSSDCKQERHTGDCHGKKPYGCEECGKVFRLCSQLNQHQRIHTGEKPFICVDCGKGFRLSSKLIQHQRIHTGEKPYRCEECGKTFGQSSSLIHHQRIHTGERPYSCQECGKSFSQQSQLVRHQRTHTGERPYPCQECGKAFSQSSTLAQHQRMHTGEKSQMPRASGSPNLLARQRNNIVEKPFKCEECGKAFRWISRLNQHQLIHTGEKPYKCNKCTKAFGCSSRLIRHQRTHTGEKPFKCEECGKGFVQGSHLIQHQRIHTGEKPYVCDDCGKAFSQSSSLIYHQRIHKGEKPYECIQCGKAFSMSTQLTSHQRIHTGERPYKCSECGKAFSQNSTLFQHQIIHAGVKPYECSECGKAFSRSSYLIEHQRIHTRAQWYYEFGNTTESSTFLNHKKVNPVKKLHQCDDCDKIFRWRSHLVIHQRIHTGEKPYRCNACGKAFNRSSRLTQHQKIHMR from the exons ATG ACGGTGACATTTGGCGACGTGGCTGTGCACTTCTCTCGGGAAGAGTGGCAATGTCTGGATTCCGGTCAGAGGGCCCTCTACAGGGAGGTGATGCTGGAGAACCACAGCAGTGTGGCTGGGCTAG CAGGATTCCTGGTCTTTAAGCCTGAACTGATCTCCCGGCTGGAGCAAGGACAAGAACCGTGGGCCCTGGATCTACAGggagcagaggggacagaggcacCAAGGATTTGCCAGACAG ACTCCACTACTAGAACTGATTGCAGGCAGACCTGTGAGTACACGAATCTTCTCAAAAGGCAGATTCCTGACTTTGGAGACAATTTGGATTCTACGGTCTGGTCAGAGAATTGCCCAAGAAGCCTTGGGCTAAGAGTGAGTGGCTCCCTTTTCCAGAAGCACCATTTGAAAAACGAGACCATGATGCCCAAGAACTTCACAAAGGATGCTGTCGAAGAATGTAAGGAGCTGCAGGCCACTGATTTGGGTTATCAACCAGATGACCTTAGAGACCGTGTGAAGGGGACATCAGAAAACTGTGAAGTGTGTGGCAGAGTCGTTAGGCCAGTTTTGAACCTGGATCCCTATGAAATGAATGGACAGGAAAGACCATACAGATGTCAGGAGTGCCAGGAAACATCATCTGACTGCAAACAGGAGAGACACACAGGTGACTGCCATGGGAAGAAGCCATATGGGTGTGAGGAGTGTGGGAAAGTCTTCAGGCTGTGTTCACAACTCAATCAGCATCAGAGAATCCACACCGGAGAGAAACCATTTATATGCGTTGATTGTGGGAAAGGTTTCCGCCTGAGCTCAAAACTTATTCAGCATCagagaattcacactggagagaagccttacaGATGTGAGGAGTGTGGGAAAACCTTTGGTCAGAGCTCAAGCCTCATCCATCATCAGAGAATCCACACGGGAGAAAGGCCATACAGTTGTCAAGAGTGTGGGAAATCCTTCAGCCAGCAGTCACAGCTGGTCAGACATCAGAGGACTCACACTGGAGAGAGGCCCTACCCCTGCCAGGAGTGTGGCAAGGCTTTCAGCCAAAGCTCAACGCTAGCCCAACATCAGAGGATGCATACTGGGGAGAAATCACAAATGCCCAGAGCTTCCGGGAGCCCAAACCTTCTTGCCCGTCAGAGAAACAACATTGTAGAGAAGCCATTTAAGTGTGAGGAGTGTGGGAAAGCTTTCAGGTGGATCTCTCGTCTGAATCAACACCAGCTGatccatactggagagaaaccttataagTGCAACAAGTGCACAAAAGCCTTTGGTTGTAGCTCGCGACTGATTCGCCATCAGAGAACTCACACTGGAGAAAAGCCGTTTAAGTGTGAGGAGTGTGGGAAGGGCTTCGTCCAGGGCTCACACCTTATTCAGCATCAGCGAAtccacacaggagagaagccttatGTGTGTGATGACTGTGGGAAGGCTTTTAGCCAGAGCTCCAGCCTCATTTACCACCAGAGGATCCACAAGGGAGAGAAGCCATATGAGTGCATCCAGTGTGGAAAAGCCTTCAGTATGAGCACGCAACTCACCAGCCATCAGAGGATTCACACCGGGGAGAGGCCCTATAAGTGTAGCGAGTGTGGAAAGGCCTTCAGTCAAAACTCAACCCTTTTCCAGCACCAGATAATCCATGCTGGAGTAAAGCCCTATGAATGTAGtgagtgtgggaaggccttcagcCGGAGCTCCTACCTTATTGAACACCAGAGAATACACACTAGAGCCCAGTGGTACTATGAATTTGGGAACACCACAGAGAGTTCCACCTTTTTGAACCATAAAAAAGTGAACCCTGTAAAAAAGCTGCATCAGTGTGATGACTGTGACAAGATATTCAGGTGGCGCTCACACCTGGTTATTCACCAGAGGAtccacacaggagagaagccttacaGATGCAATGCCTGTGGCAAAGCTTTTAACCGGAGCTCGAGGCTCACTCAGCACCAAAAAATTCACATGAGATAA